The region ACGGGAGTTTAGGGCTCAATTTTAAGTAGTTTGTGACTTAGGATCGAGAAAATGGAGGGATATGCTAAAACTCATGATTTTATCGATTGCAAgtgcaaaacaaatgatcataaaacacatataaacataGAATGTCCGTTTggataatataaaaaagagtgGATTGTGCTACAGAGCACAAATTTGAGTTGAGTACAATTTAGTATATGAATTTGTAAATAGTTCGTTGCGGTGCATAAAATTGCTAGGGCGTAAACCAAAGCCAATGAACATGACATAATTAATTTCACTAAATTTGGATCCTATATAGGCTTGCATGTCAACATGATACGGAGTATCATATAAACATGCATATGATCCATCAAACATTGGGGGAAGTCATGTCATGTACACATAAAAGATATATACGATATAAATGGAGCAtgaaatgtatataaaagaactaaatacataatttaagattgaaatatGAAACCTCTTATGGGACTGgcctaaaaatatagttagtACTACTGTTTTGTATTAGCAttgtatttataagttaaaatttaaattttaaaacttaaacttagatatgattttgaggtttttatattataatttatttttctttcattaattttagattactataaagatgtgtataaaagtttatctataaattattctgTATTTATTCGCTATAATAAGTCTCGTTTAGGCTTTATACCCAGCACATCAATTATGTTCGTCAGCCGGTTGCCGGTTGGGCCTTGTGCGCGTTTGCGTGATGGTTAGAAACTGATACGTGGGCCCGTCGGTTCGAACCCAAAACCTTCTCTTTTTCCGCCCTCCAGTTTCAAAATCTCAATTCCCCAATCCCCTCTCTCCGAACGCTTTTTCTTCCCAAACCCCAACTCCGGCAACCAAaatgcggcgcggcggcggcgggggcaggCGCCTCCCGAAGTCCTCCCtggcgccgtcgacggcgtccGACCGCACGCCCTTGCTGGATCCCCACGTCCTCCACCCGCGGAACCTCGACCTCGCCTTCTCCCGCCGCGACTCCGACGCCGCCAGCCTCTGCAGCAGCCGCCCTTCCTCCATCGGCACGGGCCCTTCGCTCGCCGGCCCCGTCACCAACTTCTCCGACAGGGCGtcccaagccgccgccatccgcgTCGTCAACGCGTACCTCGCCCCCGCCGTCAGCCTCCGCGCGCCTCTCCCCTCCGCCAAGGACATCATCGCCGCCTTCCGCCACCTCCTCGAGCGCGTCGACTTCCCTCTCCAGGGCTCGTTCGAGGACGACCTCCTCATCTTCCTCCGGCTCCTCGGCTGCCCCTACAAGCTCGCCCGCTCCGCGCTCAAGGCCCCCGGCACCCCGCACAGCTGGCCGCCCCTCCTCTCCGTCCTCTACTGGCTCACCCTCCTCGCTCGCACCAGGGAGGAAGTCGACGCCTCCTCTTCTGCTTTCGACGATGTCTCCAATGATCTCATGCTCTACGTTACCAACAGCTACTCCCTGTATCTGTCTGGTGATGATGGCTCAGTCGCGTCCCTCGATGAGGAGTACTCCTCCAAAGCCCGTGCCCATGCCGAGGCAGCCGTTGAGTCCTCGCAGGCGCTGGAGAAGGAGGCCCAGGATCTGGAAGTCAAGAGGACAAAGCTCACCTCAGGACCCTCACGGCTGGAGGCGTTGCAGGCAGAGGAGGCGGCCTTCACCGCTGACGTCCAGAAGTTCGAGGAAGTTGTGAAGAGCTGGACGGCCAAGATACAGGAAAAGAAAGAGTCATTGGTACGCTTGGAGAAGGAACTGGAGGCCAAGGCGATGGATCGACAGCAAATAGCGGCTGAAAATGAGGAGCTGGTGAAGAAGGTGGACGCACAGGTGGTTAATGTGAGGGATGTAGATCGGATGCAAAGGGAGATGCTGGCAGTAGAGAATGATAATGCCAAGTTGGAGAATGGTAAGGCGATACTGGAAGAGAAAGGTTGGGAGCTCGATGCTGCGGTGGTTGCGAAACTTGAGGAGATCGAGGGACTTGtggaccagtgcaaccaggCCTTCAGGAAGTAAGAATGCCCTGCAACAACTTTGAATTTCCGGTTTATCAAAATTGTTCATGTATGTTTGTTAGAACTAATTAACCAGTTGTAGTTTAAGCTATGTGAAACTACTGATGCTAACCAACTATTTGTTCTATTTGCAGAAGTATACTTGATGACATATCATGTATTCTAGTGATTAATACAAAATAACACATACTAGGTTTGCTGCCAAAGTATTActtaattcataaatatactCCACATGACCCTAATAATCACTGATGGCACCCTTCTGCTTGACTGTTTATAGCGAGCAGTGACATAAGCACCTTTGAGCCCACCTCCTAAGTTATTGACATACTGAGATGTGCAATGGCACGTGGTATAACTTAATAGGCATGACAGGCATAATTTTGGAGTGGAATAATATTGAATCAGGTAAAATCT is a window of Oryza brachyantha chromosome 8, ObraRS2, whole genome shotgun sequence DNA encoding:
- the LOC102718104 gene encoding kinetochore protein NDC80 homolog gives rise to the protein MRRGGGGGRRLPKSSLAPSTASDRTPLLDPHVLHPRNLDLAFSRRDSDAASLCSSRPSSIGTGPSLAGPVTNFSDRASQAAAIRVVNAYLAPAVSLRAPLPSAKDIIAAFRHLLERVDFPLQGSFEDDLLIFLRLLGCPYKLARSALKAPGTPHSWPPLLSVLYWLTLLARTREEVDASSSAFDDVSNDLMLYVTNSYSLYLSGDDGSVASLDEEYSSKARAHAEAAVESSQALEKEAQDLEVKRTKLTSGPSRLEALQAEEAAFTADVQKFEEVVKSWTAKIQEKKESLVRLEKELEAKAMDRQQIAAENEELVKKVDAQVVNVRDVDRMQREMLAVENDNAKLENGKAILEEKGWELDAAVVAKLEEIEGLVDQCNQAFRKLKPGVDFQYVLNPNGSSPVELLGASYKTIMKPALNSLADETRRISVSKHDESVDLEKQSQRNAKILAEKKNRISICQAKYDEVVALLDSQDLEIRNHVSRCEADARQMKYELEKKDQHLSTIEKEVEEFLKNSEKRLEDAKQESDEETQMCARELLKLIDSVTEYKEFMEASICGMKKELYEAIDDISSLPSKVASAS